One genomic window of Litoribacterium kuwaitense includes the following:
- a CDS encoding EcsC family protein translates to MEDTRYLKYVLLELRAWEQDMLKKSSWLHRTTKSTQVRLQALIPEKAHQALTDAVRTMTETCLTGSKWTTKPKDTLSWSLEQKDQKASEVLRQYKKSAAIEGAGTGAGGILLGLADFPLLLGIKMKCLFEMVSWYGLDTRLYEERLFILHLFQLAFSSDSYRKQLFPVVKHWNQHKERLKETDWRAFQQEYRDHIDLVKMMQMLPGVGAIVGAYANYNLLDVLGKTTVNGCRFRILAQEKFSEE, encoded by the coding sequence ATGGAGGATACTCGTTACTTAAAATATGTCTTGTTAGAATTAAGAGCGTGGGAGCAGGACATGTTGAAAAAGTCGTCATGGCTTCATCGAACCACAAAGTCAACACAGGTACGCCTACAAGCGCTGATTCCTGAAAAAGCCCACCAGGCGCTTACCGATGCAGTCCGCACGATGACTGAAACGTGTTTAACAGGATCAAAATGGACGACAAAGCCTAAAGACACATTATCATGGTCATTAGAACAGAAGGATCAGAAGGCGAGTGAGGTGTTGCGTCAGTATAAAAAATCAGCTGCCATTGAAGGTGCTGGTACTGGAGCTGGTGGCATTCTTTTAGGACTTGCCGATTTTCCCTTGCTGTTAGGCATAAAAATGAAGTGTCTCTTTGAAATGGTTTCCTGGTACGGCTTAGATACACGTTTGTACGAAGAGCGGCTGTTTATTTTGCATTTATTTCAGCTGGCGTTTTCCAGCGATTCGTATCGAAAACAGCTTTTTCCGGTCGTTAAGCATTGGAATCAGCATAAAGAGCGGCTTAAAGAAACTGATTGGCGAGCTTTTCAGCAGGAATATAGGGATCATATTGACCTCGTGAAAATGATGCAAATGCTTCCTGGCGTCGGTGCAATTGTAGGCGCATATGCCAATTACAACTTGTTAGATGTCCTCGGAAAAACAACGGTGAACGGCTGTCGTTTTCGCATACTTGCTCAAGAAAAGTTTTCAGAGGAGTAA